A window of bacterium contains these coding sequences:
- a CDS encoding PEP-CTERM sorting domain-containing protein: MSILRYSAVALAVLSLMAVSTPAGASPTGTTYTVQVNNFGGCTAGVAAACETGQTLTWDGVAEAVPGTALTVNEADTQDPTILPNVAGFTYQAVAANFGTALNVGVPSVGYDLLEMWVDDATVGGFSGAGGIPNPAAFSGITATDINNPLSNPMEIYKSLAGTGFVYFTNDGVVFNIQDALLQGLPIGGHPFNPAITYGVLYTGSPTVGKLWPDIAVDSEAFNVPWSVLEFALGMQGQGINDVHVGVLVETILPEPGSALLLGMGLIGIAAIRRRA; this comes from the coding sequence ATGAGTATTCTGCGCTATTCGGCGGTGGCTCTAGCGGTGCTTTCGCTTATGGCGGTGAGCACTCCGGCGGGTGCAAGCCCGACCGGTACCACGTACACCGTCCAAGTCAATAACTTCGGTGGCTGCACCGCAGGCGTCGCTGCCGCCTGCGAAACGGGCCAGACGCTCACGTGGGACGGAGTCGCTGAAGCGGTTCCGGGCACTGCGTTGACCGTCAACGAGGCGGACACCCAAGATCCGACAATCCTGCCCAACGTGGCTGGATTTACGTATCAGGCTGTCGCCGCCAATTTCGGTACGGCCCTGAACGTCGGCGTTCCGAGCGTCGGTTATGACCTACTCGAGATGTGGGTCGATGATGCCACCGTGGGTGGCTTCAGCGGAGCCGGCGGCATTCCAAATCCGGCCGCGTTCTCGGGTATCACCGCAACGGACATCAACAATCCGCTTTCGAACCCGATGGAGATCTACAAGTCCCTCGCGGGTACCGGCTTCGTGTACTTCACGAACGACGGCGTCGTCTTCAATATCCAGGACGCGCTTTTACAGGGCCTGCCTATTGGTGGCCATCCGTTCAATCCGGCCATCACCTACGGCGTTCTGTACACGGGTTCACCCACCGTGGGTAAGCTGTGGCCGGACATCGCGGTCGACTCGGAGGCGTTCAACGTTCCGTGGTCCGTGCTCGAGTTCGCACTCGGCATGCAGGGCCAGGGCATCAACGATGTCCACGTTGGCGTGCTCGTCGAGACGATCTTGCCTGAGCCAGGGAGCGCTCTCCTGCT